In Gemmatimonadaceae bacterium, the genomic stretch CACCACGGTGGAGCGGACCTCCGAGCGTGAGCTGGTCGTAACACGAACCTTCAACGCCCCGGCGCGCATCGTGTACGAAGCGTGGACCAGGGCGGAGCTGTTCAAACAGTGGTGGGCGCCGAAGTCGATGGGCATGTCCCTCCGTTCCTGCACGCTGGATGTGCGGGTGGGGGGCACGTATCGCCTCGAGTTCGCACCCGACGGAATGGCGTTCTTCGGCACGTACCTCGAAGTGATACCGCACGCGCGCCTCGTGTGGACCAATGAGGAAGGCGGTGAGGGCGGGCCGGTCACCACGGTGACGTTCGAGGAACAGGGCGGCAGGACGCTGCTCGTCATGCACGAGCTGCATGCCTCGAAGGAAGCGCTCGACGCTGCCGGCAGCGGGGCCGCGGAGGTGACGGTCGAGACGTTTGCGCAGTTGGATGCGCTGCTCGGCTCCCTGAGCGCGGTCGTTGGAGGGTCGTGAAGTCGTCGATCTCGCGGGTTCCCTTGCGAGGAGGCAGGACGATGCACCAGCGACGTGGCCGACAGGGTGGGAGCCGTCGCACGATGCTCGACTGGAGCGGCGCCGCACGCGCGGCGCTGCTCGTCACATGATTCGCGACGTGCCCGCGGACGTGAAGTACGCGGTCCGCTCCTTCTCCAGGAGTCCGCGGTTCACGGGTGTCACTGCTCACGCTTGCGCTGGGGATCGGCAGCAGTTTGGGCGCTGGACAAGGACGTCCCGGTGGCCGACCCGAACACGCTCCAATCCTGGGTCACCGAGGCGATGTCTCAGACGCGGTTCCTCCTGACGCTCACGACCACCTTCGCGGGCTTGGTGCAGGCGCTCGCGGCGCTCGGTCTCTACGGCGTGATTGCCTGGCCTGCCCGCCAGCGCACGCGTGAAATCGGTGTCCGTGTCGCACTCGGCGTCCATGCCGGGGAGATCCGCCGGTTGATACCGGGCCACGACCTGGTCGTGGCAGGGGTCGGCATCGCGTTGGGACTCGGCGCCTCTGTGGCGCTTACCCGGAGCATGGCG encodes the following:
- a CDS encoding FtsX-like permease family protein; amino-acid sequence: MADPNTLQSWVTEAMSQTRFLLTLTTTFAGLVQALAALGLYGVIAWPARQRTREIGVRVALGVHAGEIRRLIPGHDLVVAGVGIALGLGASVALTRSMARYLVGVGATDPVTFLPAPLVLLAMALVACCLSARQAAGMDPVRALRDERR
- a CDS encoding SRPBCC domain-containing protein, producing the protein MDAETGHEPAPTRNPTTVERTSERELVVTRTFNAPARIVYEAWTRAELFKQWWAPKSMGMSLRSCTLDVRVGGTYRLEFAPDGMAFFGTYLEVIPHARLVWTNEEGGEGGPVTTVTFEEQGGRTLLVMHELHASKEALDAAGSGAAEVTVETFAQLDALLGSLSAVVGGS